A single window of Cololabis saira isolate AMF1-May2022 chromosome 24, fColSai1.1, whole genome shotgun sequence DNA harbors:
- the LOC133425429 gene encoding E3 ubiquitin/ISG15 ligase TRIM25-like — MAQKGDQLDQETLSCSICLEVLKDPVAIPCGHSYCMNCIKSYWDEGEKKLPSCPQCRETFTPRPALVKNTMLAALVEQLKKTGLQAAPADHCYAGPEDVACDFCSGIKLKATKSCLVCLVSYCEKHLQPHYDVAPLKKHKLVDPSENLQDNICHRHGEVMKMFCRTDQKCICYLCSVDEHKGHDTVSAAAERTERQREMEVSRQQIQQEIQGREKDVKLLQQEVEAINQSADKTVEDSEEIFTELISHLQKRSSDVKQQIRSQQETEVRRVRELEEKLQQEITDLKRRDAEMKQLSDTEDHNQFLHNCSSLSPLSQSTHSSGISIRPLRYFQDVTATVSEVRGLLQDILRDTLTNVSLAITEVVEPKNRAGFLKYSCEITLDPNTVHRQLLLSEENRKVTLMDQHQSYSSHPDRFTDVLQVLSRESLTGRHYWEVEKKEGGVNVAVSYKNISRSGWFWGESGFGRNDKSWSLYCYSASYEFYHNSIGTAISGPQSSRIGVYLDHRAGVLSFYSVSETMTLLHRVQTTFTQPLHAGVRIYGTGDSAELCKPSIKT, encoded by the exons ggatgaaggagagaagaaactcCCCAGCTGTCCTCAGTGTAGAGAGACTTTCACCCCGAGGCCTGCGCTGGTGAAAAACACCATGTTAGCAGCTTTAGTGGAGCAGCTGAAGAAGACCGGACtccaagctgctcctgctgatcactgctatgctggacctgaAGATGTGGCCTGTGATTTCTGCTCTGGAATAAAACTGAAAGCCACCAAGTCCTGTTTGGTCTGTCTGGTCTCTTACTGTGAGAAACACCTTCAACCTCATTATGATGTTGCTCCATTAAAGAAACACAAGCTGGTGGATCCCTCcgagaacctgcaggacaacatcTGCCACCGTCACGGtgaggtgatgaagatgttctgtcgtactgatcagaagtgtatctgttatctctgctctgtggatgaacataaaggccacgacacagtctcagctgcagcagaaaggaccgagaggcagagagagatggaggtgagtcgacaacaaatccagcaggagatccagggcagagagaaagatgtgaagctgcttcagcaggaggtggaggccatcaatcagtctgctgataaaacagtggaggacagtgaggagatcttcactgagctgatctctcacctccagaaaagaagctctgatgtgaagcagcagatcagatcccagcaggaaactgaagtgaggagagtcagagagctggaggagaagctgcagcaggagatcactgacctgaagaggagagacgctgagatgaaACAGCTCTCAGACACCGAGGACCACAACCAGTTCCTCCACAACTGCTCCTCACTGTCACCACTCAGTCAGTCCACACACTCCTCCGgcatcagcatccgtcctctcagATACTTTCAGGATGTGACAGCAActgtgtcagaggtcagaggtctactacaggacatcctgagagacacGTTGACAAACGTCTCACTGGCCATTACTGAGGTGG tagaaccaaagaacagagctggattcttgaagtattcatgtgaaatcactctggatccaaacacagtacacagacagctgttactgtcagaggagaacagaaaggtgactTTGATGGACCAACATCAGTCTTATTCTAgtcatccagacagattcactgatgttctgcaggtcctgagtagagagagtctgactggacgtcattactgggaggtggagaagaAAGAAGGTGGAGTTAAtgtagcagtttcatacaagaatatcagcagatcagggTGGTTTTGGGGGGAAAGTGGATTTGGAAGAAATGATAAATCTTGGTCACTATATTGTTACTCAGCCAGTTATGAATTTTATCACAACAGCATCGGAACCGCCATCTCAGGTCCTCAGAGCTCCAGAATAGGAGTTTAcctggatcacagagcaggtgttctgtccttctacagcgtctctgaaaccatgaccctcctccacagagtccagaccaccTTCACTCAGCCACTCCACGCTGGAGTTAGGATTTATGGTACTGGAGACTCAGCTGAGCTCTGTAAACCCAGTATAAAAacatag